A genome region from Pseudomonas sp. S06B 330 includes the following:
- the speB gene encoding agmatinase, protein MDKILHQPLGGNEMPRFGGIATMLRLPHLQSAEGLDAAFIGIPLDIGTSLRSGTRFGPRQIRAESVMIRPYNMATGAAPFDSMSVADIGDVAINTFNLLDAVRIIEEAYDEILEHNVIPMTMGGDHTITLPILRAIHKKHGKVGLVHIDAHADVNDHMFGEKIAHGTTFRRAVEEGLLDCDRVVQIGLRAQGYTAEDFNWSRKQGFRVVQAEECWHKSLEPLMAEVREKVGGGPVYLSFDIDGIDPAWAPGTGTPEIGGLTTIQAMEIIRGCQGLDLIGCDLVEVSPPYDTTGNTSLLGANLLYEMLCVLPGVARR, encoded by the coding sequence GTGGACAAGATTCTGCACCAACCACTGGGCGGCAACGAAATGCCGCGTTTCGGCGGCATCGCCACCATGCTCCGTCTCCCTCACCTGCAAAGTGCCGAAGGCCTTGATGCTGCCTTCATCGGCATCCCCCTGGACATCGGTACCTCGTTGCGCTCCGGCACCCGTTTCGGCCCACGGCAGATCCGCGCCGAGTCGGTGATGATCCGTCCCTACAACATGGCCACAGGCGCTGCTCCGTTCGATTCGATGTCGGTCGCCGATATCGGTGACGTGGCGATCAACACCTTCAACCTGCTTGACGCTGTGCGCATCATCGAAGAGGCCTACGACGAAATCCTCGAACACAACGTCATCCCAATGACCATGGGTGGTGACCACACCATTACCCTGCCGATCCTGCGGGCAATCCACAAGAAACACGGCAAGGTTGGCCTGGTGCACATCGATGCCCACGCTGACGTCAACGATCACATGTTCGGCGAAAAGATCGCCCACGGCACCACCTTCCGCCGCGCGGTGGAAGAAGGCCTGCTGGACTGCGACCGCGTCGTACAGATCGGTTTACGCGCCCAGGGTTATACCGCTGAAGACTTCAACTGGAGTCGCAAGCAGGGCTTCCGTGTAGTTCAGGCTGAAGAATGCTGGCACAAGTCCCTTGAACCACTGATGGCTGAGGTCCGCGAAAAAGTCGGTGGTGGCCCGGTCTACTTGAGCTTCGACATCGACGGTATCGACCCGGCCTGGGCCCCCGGTACCGGCACCCCGGAAATTGGTGGCCTGACCACCATCCAGGCCATGGAAATCATCCGTGGCTGCCAGGGTCTGGACCTGATCGGTTGCGACCTGGTAGAAGTCT